The genomic DNA TCGTGCGTTTCCGGGCGGCGGAAAGCACACGCTGCTGCTCGGACATACTGACACCGTTCATCCGGTAGGGACATATCTTCAAAACCCGACACGGATCGAGGGCGACAAGCTTTACGGCTGCGGAATTTTTGATATGAAGGCGAACATCGTACTGGTGTTCGAAGCTCTACGCTTTTGCGCAGTTAATGGTACGCGGCCGAAATCGCCCGTCACAATTCTGCTCTCGTGCGACGAAGAGGTCGGCAGCCACACGGGCCGTGAATTTGTCGAACGCGAAGCGGCAGGTGCCGCACGGTGCCTCGTCGTCGAACCGTCAGCAGAAGGGAGAATAAAGTCCGGCCGCAAGGGTACCGGACAATACACGCTGCGGGCTCGCGGCATTCCGGCACACGCGGGCCTCGAACCCGAAAAAGGGGCGAACGCCGTCGCTGAACTCGCCCGCCATATTGATGAGATACACGCGATCCAAAACGCTGATCTGGGCACGACCGTCAATGTCTGTACGATCAAAGGCGGAACAACGTCGAACGTCATCCCGGAACATGCCGAATGCGAGATCGACGTAAGGTTCAGCAAGATGAGCGAAGGCGAACGCGTCGATGCGGCGTTGCGATCGATTCGACCCATTGACGGCCGCGTCTCACTTGAAATGCTCGGCGGTATTAACCGCCCGCCGCTCGAACGGACGGCCGAGGTCGCAGCGTTATTCGAAAATGCACGCTCGATCGGCGCGAGTTTTGGCTACGAGGTTGGCGAAACACAGGTCGGCGGCGCCTCCGACGGCAATTTCGTAGCAGCTCTCGGCGTTCCCGTTCTCGATGG from Acidobacteriota bacterium includes the following:
- a CDS encoding M20 family metallopeptidase; translated protein: MTPTETLQYYRERQSVIVDAIREIVDNESPSHDAVRSRAVVDWVERQALATGIDVAIERISVDDGDHIVIRAFPGGGKHTLLLGHTDTVHPVGTYLQNPTRIEGDKLYGCGIFDMKANIVLVFEALRFCAVNGTRPKSPVTILLSCDEEVGSHTGREFVEREAAGAARCLVVEPSAEGRIKSGRKGTGQYTLRARGIPAHAGLEPEKGANAVAELARHIDEIHAIQNADLGTTVNVCTIKGGTTSNVIPEHAECEIDVRFSKMSEGERVDAALRSIRPIDGRVSLEMLGGINRPPLERTAEVAALFENARSIGASFGYEVGETQVGGASDGNFVAALGVPVLDGLGIAGAGAHRLDEHILVSDIANRATLVTQLLIS